One genomic window of Myxococcus guangdongensis includes the following:
- a CDS encoding HAD family hydrolase, producing the protein MSKPLPSWNDGATRQALLDFVDSVTTEGSAAFVRPEDRVAVFDNDGTLWAEQPMYVQALFAVDRVRALAPQHPEWRGQQPFKALIEGDEKALAALTEHDAAALVAATHAGMTTAEFSRTAKAWLAKAKHPRFQRPFTHCVYQPMLELLDLLRAHGFTPHIVSGGGIDFLRAFCEQTYGIPSAHVIGSSGKTKLEWRDGRPELVKLPSLTSLDDGEGKPINIHLHIGKRPVLAFGNSDGDLQMLQYAGAPDGPRMRLLLHHDDSAREYAYDRDAKAGRLDRALEVAGQDGWTVVSMRQDWKQVFP; encoded by the coding sequence ATGAGCAAGCCCCTTCCCTCCTGGAACGACGGCGCCACCCGGCAGGCGCTGCTGGACTTCGTCGACTCGGTCACCACCGAGGGCAGCGCCGCCTTCGTCCGCCCCGAGGACCGGGTGGCCGTCTTCGACAACGACGGGACGCTGTGGGCCGAGCAGCCCATGTACGTCCAGGCGCTCTTCGCGGTGGACCGCGTCCGGGCGCTGGCGCCACAGCATCCAGAATGGCGAGGCCAGCAGCCCTTCAAGGCGCTCATCGAAGGCGACGAGAAGGCGCTGGCGGCGCTCACCGAGCACGACGCCGCGGCGCTCGTCGCGGCCACGCATGCGGGCATGACGACGGCGGAGTTCTCGCGCACGGCCAAGGCGTGGCTGGCGAAGGCGAAGCATCCGCGCTTCCAGCGCCCCTTCACCCACTGCGTCTACCAGCCCATGCTGGAGCTGCTGGACCTGCTGCGGGCCCACGGCTTCACGCCGCACATCGTGTCGGGAGGTGGCATCGACTTCCTGCGCGCGTTCTGCGAGCAGACCTACGGCATCCCCTCCGCCCACGTGATTGGCAGCAGCGGGAAGACGAAGCTGGAGTGGCGCGACGGCAGGCCCGAGCTCGTGAAGCTGCCCAGCCTCACCAGCCTGGACGACGGCGAGGGCAAGCCCATCAACATCCACCTGCACATCGGCAAGCGGCCGGTGCTCGCCTTCGGCAACTCGGACGGCGACCTGCAGATGTTGCAGTACGCGGGGGCCCCGGACGGGCCCCGGATGCGCCTGCTGCTCCACCACGACGACAGCGCGCGCGAGTACGCCTATGACCGCGACGCCAAGGCCGGCCGACTGGACCGCGCGCTCGAGGTGGCGGGCCAGGACGGCTGGACGGTGGTGAGCATGCGCCAGGACTGGAAGCAGGTGTTCCCGTAG
- a CDS encoding DUF1254 domain-containing protein, with protein MLEQATTGLSSQEARDSAREAYVFGLPLVEHYRLFAMTFRPESPQFRPADQFLHFSRLFTPEDREVVSPNNDTLYSVAALDLRGGPVVLETPELNGRYFCIQLVDITTNNLPYIGTRATGTEPGRFVIVGPDWTEPLPESLKDATVIRSNSWFVAALLRVGVDGPRDLSAAAALQQRFKATPLQVFSEQPAPKLSDVSWPPYFDDKADASLKAFEYINFMMQWHRFSDEERPLLARLARVGVRPGEPFDSKFLPADLRDAMLEGVREARESIQQRPTLHQGWELPDPKVGAFGDDYALRARVAWNYLYANSPAEALYPITHLDGAGRPLDGARARYVLRFPKEAIPPVRYFWSLTAYDAKSHMLVENDIHRYSLGDRSRALKRSEDGSISFFLQSTPPEAARQSNWLPVPAGPFYLLLRLYGPTGSALEGRYVPPAVEALND; from the coding sequence ATGTTGGAGCAAGCAACCACGGGGCTGTCGTCCCAGGAGGCGCGGGACAGCGCGCGCGAGGCCTATGTCTTCGGCCTGCCACTGGTGGAGCACTACCGGCTCTTCGCCATGACGTTCCGTCCGGAGTCGCCACAGTTCCGGCCCGCCGACCAGTTCCTGCACTTCTCCCGGTTGTTCACCCCGGAGGACCGAGAGGTCGTCTCCCCGAACAACGACACGCTCTACTCGGTGGCGGCCCTGGACCTGCGAGGCGGGCCCGTGGTGCTGGAGACGCCGGAGCTGAACGGGCGCTACTTCTGCATCCAGCTGGTCGACATCACGACGAACAACCTGCCGTACATCGGCACGCGGGCGACGGGGACGGAGCCTGGGCGGTTCGTCATCGTGGGGCCCGACTGGACGGAGCCTCTGCCCGAGTCGCTGAAGGATGCGACGGTCATCCGGTCCAACTCCTGGTTCGTGGCGGCGCTGCTGCGAGTTGGCGTGGACGGCCCGAGGGACCTGTCGGCCGCGGCCGCGCTCCAGCAGCGGTTCAAGGCGACGCCGCTCCAGGTGTTCTCCGAGCAGCCGGCGCCGAAGCTCTCCGACGTGTCGTGGCCGCCGTACTTCGATGACAAGGCGGACGCGTCGTTGAAGGCGTTCGAGTACATCAACTTCATGATGCAGTGGCACCGCTTCTCCGACGAGGAGCGACCGCTGCTGGCGAGGCTCGCGCGCGTCGGTGTGCGGCCCGGGGAGCCCTTCGACTCGAAGTTCCTTCCGGCCGACCTCCGCGACGCGATGTTGGAGGGCGTCCGCGAGGCGCGCGAGTCCATCCAACAGCGGCCGACGCTGCATCAGGGCTGGGAGCTGCCGGACCCGAAGGTGGGCGCGTTCGGTGACGACTACGCGCTGCGAGCCCGCGTGGCGTGGAACTATCTCTACGCGAACTCGCCGGCCGAGGCCCTCTATCCGATCACACACCTGGACGGCGCGGGCCGTCCGCTCGACGGGGCACGTGCCCGCTACGTGCTGCGCTTCCCGAAGGAGGCGATTCCGCCGGTGCGCTACTTCTGGTCCCTCACCGCGTACGACGCGAAGAGCCACATGCTGGTGGAGAACGACATCCACCGCTACTCGCTGGGGGACCGCTCGCGCGCGTTGAAGCGTTCCGAGGATGGCTCCATCTCGTTCTTCCTCCAGAGCACACCCCCCGAGGCCGCGCGTCAGTCCAACTGGTTGCCGGTACCCGCCGGGCCCTTCTATCTCCTGCTGCGGCTCTACGGCCCCACCGGGTCCGCGCTCGAGGGGCGCTACGTGCCTCCCGCGGTCGAGGCGTTGAACGACTGA
- a CDS encoding neuromedin U: protein MLMLVPGLVFAADPKPPAEQGQDHQQDLAKAVQNPVAALISVPLQDNVDLGVEPGDRVRNTLNIQPVVPLPLTRDFNVITRVILPILYQPDLGDGEGGTFGLGDTSATFFLSPKKPGAVIWGVGPAFLLPTATNEVLGTGKWSVGPSAVALIQPEPWSIGVLANNVFSVFGGDDRATVNQLLLQYFISYNLPKGWYLTSSPLLTANWEAPSGEKWTVPFGLGAGKVFTVGKQALNGSVAAYYNAIRPDLPGAAQWQLRVQLSFLFPLKKKAP, encoded by the coding sequence ATGTTGATGCTGGTGCCGGGCCTCGTGTTCGCCGCGGACCCGAAGCCACCAGCAGAGCAGGGGCAGGATCACCAGCAGGACCTGGCGAAGGCCGTGCAGAACCCGGTGGCCGCGCTCATCAGCGTGCCCCTTCAAGACAACGTGGACCTGGGCGTCGAGCCGGGTGACCGCGTTCGCAATACGCTCAACATCCAGCCCGTGGTGCCCTTGCCGCTGACGCGGGACTTCAACGTCATCACCCGCGTCATCCTGCCCATCCTGTATCAGCCGGACCTGGGGGACGGGGAGGGTGGGACGTTCGGTTTGGGGGACACGTCGGCCACGTTCTTCCTCTCGCCGAAGAAGCCCGGAGCAGTCATCTGGGGCGTGGGGCCGGCGTTCCTCCTGCCCACCGCGACGAACGAGGTGCTGGGGACCGGCAAGTGGAGCGTGGGCCCGTCGGCGGTCGCGCTCATCCAACCGGAGCCGTGGTCCATCGGCGTGCTGGCGAACAACGTGTTCTCGGTCTTCGGCGGAGATGACCGGGCGACGGTCAACCAGCTCCTGTTGCAGTACTTCATCAGCTACAACCTGCCGAAGGGCTGGTACCTGACATCGTCACCGCTGCTCACGGCGAACTGGGAGGCCCCCTCCGGCGAGAAGTGGACCGTCCCCTTCGGTCTGGGCGCGGGCAAGGTCTTCACCGTCGGCAAGCAAGCCCTCAACGGCTCCGTGGCGGCGTACTACAACGCCATCCGTCCCGACCTGCCTGGTGCCGCGCAGTGGCAGCTCCGCGTCCAGCTCTCCTTCCTCTTCCCGCTGAAGAAGAAGGCGCCCTGA